The following proteins are encoded in a genomic region of Drosophila bipectinata strain 14024-0381.07 chromosome XL, DbipHiC1v2, whole genome shotgun sequence:
- the LOC108127912 gene encoding mitochondrial import receptor subunit TOM20 homolog B-like, translating into MALPRFVNLTLGMGVALFIGYCIYFDRKRLSAPDYKKRVHERRRRNRMKNATVVPCANNKEALEEYFFAQMNAGVALIRQNQVEEGLTHFTNGIILCAHPIKVVRSLRRSISRHVYKLLVRKLKGINVLPSTEPEDYSDDEGPRKT; encoded by the coding sequence ATGGCACTACCACGTTTCGTCAACCTTACCCTCGGCATGGGTGTAGCCTTATTCATAGGCTACTGCATCTACTTTGATCGAAAGCGACTGTCGGCTCCCGACTACAAGAAGCGAGTACACGAACGTCGCCGCCGGAATCGCATGAAGAACGCCACGGTAGTGCCGTGCGCCAACAACAAGGAAGCGCTCGAGGAGTACTTCTTCGCCCAGATGAATGCGGGCGTGGCGCTGATTAGGCAGAACCAAGTGGAAGAGGGGCTGACCCACTTCACCAACGGCATCATTTTGTGCGCCCATCCCATAAAGGTGGTCCGCTCGCTAAGGCGCTCCATATCCAGACACGTCTACAAGCTACTTGTCCGAAAGCTAAAGGGCATCAATGTCCTTCCCAGCACGGAGCCCGAGGACTATTCCGATGATGAGGGGCCCCGCAAGACCTAA
- the LOC138926648 gene encoding uncharacterized protein, whose protein sequence is MELSTEPEELEKCSLTIVRVVKSYVKWRTSFRCASWVLQAYLCGASQLAVAKFDENGCVSERIEVEAVGDFLESKLSHYQTGFKQLKGFLEQIRQKLDEIDNPNVGLKFTLVGNVLIFDEAFKSDFLEKANINF, encoded by the exons ATGGAGCTCAGCACTGAACCCGAGGAGCTAGAGAAGTGCTCTTTGACCATCGTAAGGGTCGTTAAAAGTTATGTGAAATGGCGAACCTCTTTTCGCTGTGCTTCTTGGGTCCTTCAGGCCTACCTTTGTGGCGCCAGTCAGTTGGCTGTAGCCAAATTCGATGAAAATGGATGTGTGTCCGAAAGGATTGAGGTCGAGGCCGTTGGGGACTTTCTCGAG TCTAAGCTGAGCCATTACCAGACCGGCTTCAAACAACTGAAAGGCTTTTTAGAGCAGATCAGACAGAAATTGGACGAGATCGACAATCCAAATGTGGGACTAAAGTTTACTCTCGTCGGAAATGTATTAATTTTCGATGAGGCTTTTAAAAGTGATTTCCTTGAAAAAGCCAACATTaacttttaa